Below is a genomic region from Procambarus clarkii isolate CNS0578487 chromosome 27, FALCON_Pclarkii_2.0, whole genome shotgun sequence.
GAATGTGTAAAAGTTAATTGAGAAACGACTCAATTTTCTTTATTAATGTAGAAGTATACCATGGTTTTGCAACACAACCCTGACTATTCAATACTGTATAAACATGGCTGGGTCATTGCAAGGATGATAAGAGAAGTTGTAAACCTACTATACAAGTCTTAAAACAGTAATTGgaatacactgtgtgtgtgtgtgtgtgtcagtttgAAGTACATAAACAATACATTCTTTTTAGCTTTGAAAGAGGTATGTAGTCTAGTTTAAAATTGAGTTAAGGTGTAGAGAGAAAGCTAACTAGTGAATGTGGACAAAAATATGTTTGTAGAGAGGAGGAAATTATGGGTAAAATAAATGTAAATTGTAAAGTGAGATTCAGTTTAAAAATACATGAAATGTATGATTGATAAGAGAAATTTATGGAATCACAGCTAAGAGAAGGGCAATCATGGAGGTTACTGGTACAATGAAAGCCCTAATTAGGATAAAAAGAAAATGAGGCAAATAGGAATTAGCATAAAGAAGTGGCTGTGCCTCATCTTATGAATAGTTGCAAGACGATGGTGTGGAATGACAAATCAAGAATTAGAGCAGTAAAACATTATGACACCGAGACCCATGTGTTGCGATATGCAGCATATTGAGCACAGAATGAAAATAACATTGAGAAGTGCAGAGTTCAAAATTCAGTAAACCTCAATAGGAGAGCATAGTGGAACGGTTTAGTCACGTTGAATGAATGGACGACGGTAAGTCTGGAAGTGTATTAATAAATTTGAGGATTGAAGTAAAGGAAGGCTGGCAGACATGGTGAATGAGGAACCAGGGAGCAAGTGTagacaacacatggacaaagggacATGTGTTGTCCCTTTGTAAGGGACAAAACTTGCTGGATGTAGTTTACAAGGAGTGTGTATCTGTATACAATGTACTAGTGGTATGGgtatccctctttctctctcgtcTCGGCTTCCCCTTCTTCCACTCTGCACTTTTCCCCCTCCCTCTACCCCCATCATCATCTCCTCCTCTTTTTATCTTCCCTCTCTTCCATCCCCCCCAACCTTCCTTCATCCCACAGCTTCACTACATATTATCTTCACTGTATATACAGTGCTACCTccgttttcaattttaatccgttcccagagacgggttGAAAACCTAATTTTCTCAtaggaaataatgtaaattgaattaatttgtTCCACACCCCAAAAAATATTAACTGAAacatacattttatacatactactactactattttgtaCTACAATAAGTACAagtatatcttacctttattgaggacgcTTGTTGGTGTATTGaagacagtgaggaaggaggggggaggaggggaggtgttagtgtttggaagggggagtccccttccattataacagcagtaatgacatttctggggtactctctctcttacGTTTTGCAGGCACACCACTAAGACCTGGTTGCGGCTCACtgtttgcttgtcttactaagaatttgtctatagacccttgtttttccctacgtttTAACACTTGTTTGTagcgagacatcacattgtctcactatgaatgatctcgTTTTCCTCTATCGTCATCCTCTCAActatttcttaggttgaactttaccactaacTTTTTTGTAACCCattgcatgatatataataagaacttttatgttcagaaaccaaaaaagcacaaaaacactgaaattctccacaaagaattcaagcgcggtcgtcactaggcgggagacactggtaaatAGAAGCTGCTGTGTGCTCAGTCggcccatacgtgtatcaacaaacttgaGCACCAAGGCAAACCTCGAGCACGGCCAATCaaaaaccgaggttccactgtactatcCTATCTACATCACTATAtccatcttcatcactgtaacgatCCTCCCTACTTTCTTCCTCACTGTAacctggattaattcaattcataGCATTTTAGTAAATTATGAAAACCCATGGGGTAAACAGCAGGAGTAACTTTAACCTCTACAGGAAACCACATCCAAAATTTAATTTCAGACCACAAAAATtacgtggggtggggggaggtttaTAGGGAGAAATTTCTTGAAGTATTTAACTTGGGCTAACCCCAACCAGCCTACATCTGTACCCCCAGACCATtttccctgcaaagttgggtaagGCTAATCCCTCCAAGTGTCTTCCAACCTTGGACAGGCATGCTCTTGTATAATGTGTGAATGCAACAGAAATGAGTAAAATAGAGCAGCCAATATGGTCTGAAAAGCCATTCCTTTTATGTATTTTTCACACAATTTAGCATTGTAATATAATGTGGAGATGcatttaaatattattaatgGTCATTTTCTAGCACATTGCTTTACATTAACAAAACATAATTCTCTGTTAGTAAATTTGGTGCTCATATTTTCTAAAGCCAAATACAATCAGATTAATACACTGCCATTAATTTTATCATACTTTCGTCTTGTTTATTCATAAGATACCAAAATCTTTATAATctaaattatatatacagtaacAGGAAATGATTTTTCAATTTGAGTTTCTTGCATTATTGCCCAAGGCCCACTATCAAAAATTTCATGCAGGTAATTGCTATTTAATTATAAAACAAGATATTTAAGCAATATCACCGAGGTATTCTAAAAGTTgctcttgtatatatattgtaaccAGATGTTCCAGTAGTTAGAAGTGTACCTCATGACAAGCACCATACACGTAATATGGTAGGGAACAAGGCTCTTTAGCAGCAGGCCGAGATGGAGTAGTGTATTGGTTGCATATGACAACTCCTGAGCACTGCACACCTAGTATTACGAGAGAATGGGGGATATCCGAGTGTGATTAATACTGGCTTTCAGTGATGCTCGATAGCAAGATATGGTGAATAGGGAAGCAAGATTcattaaataattttttctttttcaaaattctcTCCTATTTTATGAGCCGATTCTTCCACCCAATGAAAATGGGGAAATTGGGTAATGATAATTAGGTATAATTATCATTATAATATAATCCAAATAATCAAAACCACCAGTCACGGAGTATTTAAAAATTACTAGGTATCTTTCGGGGTGTCATTACAAGATCAAGAAGACAAAGGATGTCAAGATATCGGATTCACCAAGGACTTCATCAAGGATCACAAAACTCAATGCAGCTTAAATATGCCCGAGATCATACAAAACCCCTATATCTTCTGTACCTCAAACCTAAAAATATTTCTTATAGCATAACGAGGCAGTTAAAACAATGACTTTCATTAAGCTTCACCCTTTAAAACATTTATTTCCATAATGATGTAAATAATCAAAGATGTATATCATTTAATTGAAACAACTGCAATAAATTGAACTAACCAAACTTGTTACATGTTTACCAGCGTCGGCAAGGTTAATTCAGATCACCTATCGCTAAGCGTCCCATTTTTGGATTTAGTTACGATAAAAGAAAAACCAATATGGTGATTTAAGTAATATCAGTAACAACAGGAGCGCACACAATTTGTTTGTAACACAGATAAATATTAGTATTAAAATGTATGCAATTAGGAAAGCCAACACGTGCTCTGCCGTTGAAAAACCTTTGTCCAACTGGTAACTTTTCTCCCAATTTAAACATTAACAATATTCAACAAAAAACAGGTCGAGAACCACATTGGTACACACTTCATTTCGAAGCTTACAGACAAAATTCAGCCGACAATTTTTACACAAGATCTTTTTAAATCGGTTTTCATAACTCCAGAGTAACCAATCATAAAAATGTTAATAAATAATTTAGCAACAATCATTatccacttaaaaaaaaaatcttgctaCCAAAAGTGGCTATTGGTATTATATTTTAACAAAAGGAAATACATGTTCTCACTAGGAACATATCAAATAATAGAAGTAGCTTTATAACAGTAGCTCTGGAGTAGAAAGGTGGGGGGGGTACTCTATATACATCAGCACATATCCTATACTGCTGATGTAACTCTATATGCCATACAGGTCTTTAATTATGTGCCATATGGAGCCACCTGATCAttgcaaatataaaaaaaatatatatagagataaACTATACATAAAATTACACAAAGTCTTGGAAACAGAACAGCAATTTTATTCAGCAGGGAAAATACAGCATATCGACAGATGAAGTTTCAAGCAGGCACAAAACTAAATAAGGATTAAACGGTTTTCTTATGCAtcgatacatggaattaggatagTTATTACACTTAACCTACAGAGCATGCAAATAAAGGATATAAAAATCCAATACATGCTTCCATATGGCTATACAACATATGAAGACACTTTGTTCTTGGCAGTGATGATCTTGCCTATTGTTCAGAGTACCTCATGAATAGATAAGATGAAAAAGATAGCCACAATATCTTTTCAACAGATTCCATCTATCACATTCACGTATAAGTACCCAGTGGGCAAAACATGCTCTAATAACATTAAATCAACGTAGGATCAACGATGACTCAATGTTACATCGACGTCGTTTGCCCCGGGAAGTAAACATGTTCACGGGCAATACCATGGTTTTTCTACATACCGGATGTTTCCACCAACTGTATATGACTCCAAACTCACCTCAATACTCTGGACTGCCAACCATTATTGTATGATTCTCATTGCATAATTTGAAGATTTAACAGGTTAATACAAGATTACCTTCACAATCAATTTCATCTTTCATATTTAGAGTTCTCTGTGGAAGTTGTAACTTCATAAACAAAACCTGCTCTCAGGCAGTGAATTAACCAAAACGAGTTATCAGCATGACTAGGATTTATTAGCAACGAGGACGCCTGTAGTGCCAGTTGTAGATTCGGCTGGTTGACTTTCCTTAATATCGTCTTGACCTTTAATTTTGATATTATGCTTCGCACGGTATTCATTTACCTCCTTTCCTTTGCTTACCAGCTTCGAGTTGAGGCTATCTATCACCTTTGTTAACTGAAAAAAGAGAGACatataaatattgtaaaataaTTTAAGTGTGTAGCTAAACATAAAATTAACTGCCAGATTTTGTAAGTAAGAGTGTTCTCCCAAAAAAACAGTCATGCGTATGTCTGGTTTaagcattacattacatttttacAAAGATAAACCAATCTAGTACAGCAGTTGCAAAAAATGCTGGTTCCCCATTTACTCCAGTAAACGGTCAGTGGTAAAAGTTCGCTTCTGCATCGGAACCAGCACCATGCAATGAAGGGAAAGGACAggagcaacaaaaaaaaaaaaaaaaaaaaaaatgggaaacATTTGGAAATTGAATTTTTCTTCCATTGGGATTACATCTTTGTTTATCTTAGTTTATATATTACCTTCACTCCCTCCCAATTCATACTAGTATGGGGTGACAATCCCTTATTCAAAGTTATTACAGTTCAGCAATTTTCTCTTTTATATAAGGCATTTATATAATGCCTACAATTATCTGATAGTTTTACATACCCTTGCTGCCATTTTTAACATATTGCACTCACTTTTCACTCTTTGTATATAAAAAATACCTTTGttgtattattatgtattactacATGACTAATAATTGCAagcaaataattatcaaaagaaggtatcAAGTCTGGGAGACTACTTAGCACTGGATGTGTTGCAGAGCAATCAAGAGCCTAAATATAATTCAGGATGCTATAAATAAACGAGAAAAAAACAGGCAATATCGAGGGTATCACAGGTtcaaagaattctatcgagggacaaacaACTCAATGCAATACTGGGAGATAAGAATTTATGGATTCAGGAACATCCTGAAAATCAGAACATTCTACAAGATACACTAACATTAAGTTGTTATACAATGCAGTTTGGTAAAAAAGGAGCCGGTCAATTAAATGCCCCAGAGCCGAGTGCATGGCCAATATGTAGTCTAGCCAGAGTCACATAGGTGGGCTAAACAAATCCTGGAAAGTAGGAGAATGCAATGGAAGAAGGCTAGAACAAGGGCAATTATGATGCCACACTCTAGTAGTGAGGGGAAAGTAATGCACCCTAGTAACAGCGAATGGATCACATAGGGCAACAAACCAGTCACCACAGGTAATGCAAGAGATTTCCTCACCATGGATGTGGCTGAGGACATGAGAGGATCAAGAAGAAAGCAGGAACAACCCAGAAGGCCCACACATTGCAGGTCAAAGAGCTGGCAAAAACAGGCAAACAGTCTCCCCAGAATGCTGTCAAAGGAGCAAACCATGAAAGGGCTGATGCAATACCCCGCCCAAGCAGAAGCACACTTCTGCAATGCCCAAGAACAGTAATGACTAAAAGAGACAAAAGCCAAAGAAAGCACAACTGCTCAAGAATCCAGTTCCAACAAGAGCCTACTCCAACCAACCCCAGGTGAAGCCCTAACCTGGGAGTATTGCTCAAAGCAGCAGAGACAGAACCTCTCTGAAAGAGAACTCAACTGAGGGGCTGGAAAACAACTAGAGGCATGACATtataggggaaggaggagggaacaAACATGGAATAGGTGGAATTCACATGCTGTTCTAACTTTAAATCCTAAATCCTTAATCATAAGGGTCAATTACAGGGTATCCACATGAGCACCAAGCTGCAAACAAcgaataaataaaaaacaagtcCGTAAACGGCTGTTGCCTGATAAGCCTCTTCCTTAGAAGACGGTTCAGCTAGAACAGAGACCCAGTGAACACAAATATCACAGGCCTCAGGGTGGAAAGACTCACTCGCCCAACAGGGACATTCTTTGAACCTGAAAGTACTGAGTGCAGACTCAACAGGTTGATCCATAATGAAGCACACCAAAGACCTGCAGGACTTGTCAGGGCCTGAAGGAAAGGACCGAAAAGGACACTCAAGCAATAGGGACACTCGTTGAAAGAGCTGATGTCGAGTGCAATCTTGAGCATAAACACAGTTATGAAAGACACTGCCAGCATGCTGTATGTAAAGTACAAGTACATACACCCTAGTGCATCCCTTAATCAATAAATCCCAGAATATACCAAATCTCAGAACCTCTCAGAGGAGTTGAAGACCATTGCATTACTCAGGGCAAGACACCTTGTACAATAAATAGGCCAGCCTCTATGGGGTGAATTCCCAAACACACCCGTTCCCAGTTACCCTGTCAGGGCTATCATCAGATGAGTTCCCAAGGAAAGGCAACGTTAAAATTGTGCAGCTTGACGTGAACAGTTTCCACAGTCTGCACAACAATCAATGCTTGTAAACACAGGCATGTAAAACACAATAAATATTGAAGACACACAAGTAAATGGGCCCCCAACAAGACCAAAGTCCAAAGGATGGTAAACACTTATCTAGGACTCAAGGGTGGCAACTCAAGGAGTGGTCCAAACTGCTGGACATCAGGCAGAGGGCCGAGAATTATTGGTATGGGGAGTCGGCAGCTCCCAGTGGTGCTGCTACCTGGAAGTGGTCAGCCCAATTTGCTGCTTCCTGTCTGTATGTTTCTACAGTGAGAGTGATCTTATCAATCCCCTTCCTCCCTGCTCTTTTgtaagggccaggttctggctctggtctccaATAGGCAATTAAGGACTCCATAGGTTGACGTGACTCATGTGAGGAGCTATCTCAGTGCGGCTAGTTTCATGAAGCCACCGTTTGGCCCCCCTCCAAAAATCATCCCATACCAGAATTGCATACCCAAGCTAGAAATCCATCTCTGGGCATCAAGACAGCTTTACACAAAGGGACAAGACAGCTTTACACAAAGGGAATAGCTAAATACACTTCGTGCAATGATCGCCTCCTTACTGGTCCCTGTAATATAAGCTAATTATGGGGCAGCAATACTTCTTGCCAAATAAGACAATTTGGCAATAGTCACCAGGAGAATAAAGCTCTTAGGTAAACAAATGCAATGAATGAAGTGTATTAATCAAAGGCAAAAGTGGCACCTTTAACTAATTTAGTAAAGGATGAACTGTTAATGAGATTTCTCAGGTTTTAAACTGATTTTTTTTGCACCTTTAACTAATTTAGTAAAGGATGAACTGTTAATGAGATTTCTCAGGTTTTAAACTGATAAGTTCGAGGTCCTCTTATCTGCTGGAAGAGGAAAGCTACAAAAAAAATGTTAAGCCTTTAAAAGTGTACAAAAGAAAGAAATTCAGAAACAGCACATACATTAACAATAAAACTGTACATATCCATAGGAACAACACATTACACATAATGCGAAGAAAATAAATGACAGTACATAATTATGGAGGCCATAATTATGTATTAatagtcgagaaccgggccgcagggatgttaagccccgaaatcatctcaagataacctcaagataggtgctATTGCAGCATCCATACAGCATTAGTAAGCTATAAAAAAATTTAAGGCATGATATGTATTTCACAGAATACTTAAAATCACAACAGAATGGTTGAAATTTTAACATTACCACTGTACTGTGCAGAGTGCTCCAAGAGTTGTGCTATTTCGTTTTAAATTAACAAGGctgtattttaatgtttttttaatgttttcattactcggtgttttgaaatgaaaatggttgaatttggaaacattttgacattaacattACTGTACCTAAACacttacaaaaataaaaaatatatacttgacaattgcactatgaagtttttgccgAAACCAGGTGCACAATGCGGGGGTTAATTTTAAGACAATTTTTTAAAAGTACAATGTAATTAAAGGTTGGCTGAAAGCCATAAATATAGTGTGCATATTactgaatatatatttttttgggcCAAAGTAAAAACTATTGAAATAAGTCACTAACTTGTTCTTTATTGTTCAGTAGTGCAGGCAACACTTCCATCACAGTTCTCTCTACAAGGACTCCTCCAACCATGCGGAAACACTTACGATCTGGAGAGACATCTTGGAGTGTCTCAATTACAATCCTGAAAAGAAATTACAAGAATAAGTATTCACAGCAATATTGTAAGTTAATTTTGCACTCAACATTTTCTCTACCAGATACAGTATATTGTCGT
It encodes:
- the Pfdn2 gene encoding prefoldin subunit 2, which translates into the protein MADKKPVVPIPKILTKSEGEEIVQKFQQMRNEQRSLMAKISELEQDLNEHKIVIETLQDVSPDRKCFRMVGGVLVERTVMEVLPALLNNKEQLTKVIDSLNSKLVSKGKEVNEYRAKHNIKIKGQDDIKESQPAESTTGTTGVLVANKS